In one Poseidonibacter antarcticus genomic region, the following are encoded:
- the hisJ gene encoding histidinol-phosphatase HisJ: protein MRVDLHNHTTLCNHASGTSEEYLLRAIELGIDIYGFSDHAPMNYDPKYRMDISDKPLYEKEILDLKEKYKEKIEVLLAYEVDYLEGYILDEIINAKVDYLIGSVHFLKNKNDMWGFDNPEFIGVYKSKDIDTIWTEYFAAIEAMAKTGLFDIVGHLDLIKVFKFLPKKDIRLLAKNALLAIKKSNMVLEINTAGLRKPIKETYPSRTLLELAYELDINITFGSDAHSVDQVGFKYEEGKSLAKDIGYTKCMTFSNRDSQLIIL, encoded by the coding sequence ATGAGAGTAGATTTACACAATCATACAACTTTATGTAATCATGCAAGTGGTACGAGTGAAGAATATTTATTAAGAGCAATTGAATTAGGAATAGATATATATGGATTTTCAGATCATGCACCTATGAATTATGATCCAAAATATAGAATGGATATATCTGATAAACCTTTATATGAAAAAGAAATATTAGATTTAAAAGAAAAATATAAAGAAAAAATTGAAGTTTTATTAGCTTATGAAGTTGATTATCTTGAAGGTTATATATTAGATGAAATAATTAATGCAAAAGTTGATTATCTAATTGGTTCTGTTCATTTTTTAAAAAACAAAAATGATATGTGGGGTTTTGATAATCCTGAATTTATTGGAGTTTATAAATCAAAAGATATTGATACTATATGGACTGAATATTTTGCTGCAATTGAAGCAATGGCAAAAACTGGTTTATTTGATATTGTTGGACATTTAGATTTAATTAAAGTATTTAAATTCTTACCTAAAAAAGATATTAGACTATTAGCAAAAAATGCACTTCTAGCAATAAAAAAATCTAATATGGTTTTAGAAATAAATACAGCAGGCTTGCGAAAACCAATAAAAGAGACTTATCCTTCTAGAACACTTTTAGAATTAGCCTATGAATTAGATATAAATATTACATTTGGTTCGGATGCTCATTCAGTTGATCAAGTTGGTTTTAAATATGAAGAAGGCAAATCTTTAGCAAAAGATATAGGTTATACAAAATGTATGACTTTTTCTAATAGAGACTCTCAATTAATAATTTTATAA
- a CDS encoding molybdopterin synthase catalytic subunit — protein MKNLELFEGSLPVEKITNAWYAKYKSSNYGAIITFVGVVRDEDKIDGLSFDIYEPILDTWFNSWIEKAKKLNAIVLMAHSCGDVFNHESSYIAAVCSPKRRVALELIDEFVEDFKAQAPIWKYDIINGNRVYAKDRSTAIKGSGILS, from the coding sequence ATGAAAAATTTAGAATTATTTGAAGGTAGTTTACCTGTTGAAAAAATTACAAATGCTTGGTATGCTAAATATAAAAGCTCAAATTATGGAGCAATAATTACCTTTGTAGGGGTTGTAAGAGATGAAGATAAAATAGATGGTTTATCTTTTGATATTTATGAACCTATTTTAGATACTTGGTTTAACTCCTGGATAGAAAAAGCAAAAAAATTAAATGCAATTGTTTTAATGGCACATAGTTGTGGCGATGTATTTAATCATGAAAGTTCATATATTGCTGCTGTTTGTTCTCCTAAAAGAAGAGTTGCTTTAGAATTAATAGATGAATTTGTTGAAGATTTTAAAGCTCAAGCTCCAATTTGGAAATATGATATTATAAATGGAAATAGAGTATATGCAAAAGATAGAAGTACAGCAATAAAAGGTTCAGGGATATTATCATGA
- the glnA gene encoding type I glutamate--ammonia ligase, which produces MGKFVNNTEEFFKYCEDNEVKFVDFRFTDMKGMWHHISYMMSAVTESQLEFGMPFDGSSVDAWQPINKSDMILKPDVGTAFLDPFTADSTIIVICDVYDIYKNELYEKCPRSIAKKALTHLSESGVGDVAYFGPENEFFIFDDIKIIDNINESYYRVDSEEGEWSSSTDYEGGNMGHRPGTKGGYFPAQPTDSMVDLRAEMMLVLEQVGLEVILGHHEVAQGQGEIGIVFGDLIEAADNVQKYKYVCKMVAHLNGKTCTFMPKPMFGDNGNGMHVHQSIWKEGKNLFYTEGEYGNLSEMARHYVGGVFKHARAVAAFTNPVTNSYKRLIPGFEAPSILTYSSQNRSASCRVPYGAGEKATRVEMRFPDSAACPYLAFAAMLMAGLDGIANKIEPIGPMDEDLYEMPLAEIREREIPQMPHTLRGSLEALIRDNDFLQPVFSKDMVDTYQHYKFETQVQPDEARPTAFEFKTTYSC; this is translated from the coding sequence ATGGGTAAATTTGTTAACAATACAGAAGAGTTTTTTAAATATTGTGAAGATAATGAAGTAAAGTTTGTAGATTTTAGATTTACAGATATGAAAGGAATGTGGCATCACATTTCATATATGATGAGTGCAGTTACTGAAAGTCAATTAGAATTCGGTATGCCTTTTGATGGTTCTTCTGTTGATGCATGGCAGCCTATCAATAAATCGGATATGATTTTAAAACCAGATGTAGGAACTGCTTTTTTAGATCCATTTACAGCTGATTCTACAATTATTGTAATTTGTGATGTTTATGACATCTATAAAAATGAGTTATATGAAAAATGTCCAAGATCTATTGCTAAAAAAGCATTAACTCACTTAAGTGAGTCTGGTGTTGGTGATGTTGCATACTTTGGACCAGAAAATGAATTTTTTATTTTTGATGATATCAAAATCATTGATAATATTAATGAATCATATTATAGAGTTGACTCAGAAGAAGGTGAATGGTCTTCATCAACTGATTATGAAGGTGGGAACATGGGTCATAGACCTGGAACTAAAGGTGGTTATTTCCCAGCACAACCAACAGATTCAATGGTAGATTTAAGAGCTGAGATGATGTTAGTTCTTGAGCAAGTTGGATTAGAAGTAATTTTAGGACACCATGAAGTTGCACAAGGTCAAGGTGAAATTGGTATTGTTTTTGGAGATTTAATTGAAGCTGCAGATAACGTACAAAAATATAAATATGTATGTAAAATGGTTGCACATTTAAATGGTAAAACTTGTACATTTATGCCAAAACCAATGTTTGGTGATAATGGAAATGGTATGCATGTTCACCAATCAATTTGGAAAGAAGGTAAAAACTTATTCTATACAGAAGGTGAATATGGTAATCTTTCTGAAATGGCTAGACATTATGTTGGTGGAGTATTTAAACATGCACGTGCAGTTGCTGCATTTACAAACCCAGTAACAAACTCATACAAAAGATTAATTCCAGGATTTGAAGCACCTTCAATTTTAACTTATTCTTCTCAAAATAGATCTGCTTCTTGTAGAGTTCCTTATGGAGCTGGTGAAAAAGCAACTAGAGTTGAAATGAGATTCCCAGATTCTGCTGCTTGTCCTTATTTAGCATTTGCTGCTATGTTAATGGCTGGTCTTGATGGAATTGCAAATAAAATTGAACCAATTGGTCCAATGGATGAAGATTTATATGAAATGCCTTTAGCTGAGATTAGAGAAAGAGAAATTCCTCAAATGCCTCATACTTTAAGAGGTTCATTAGAAGCTTTAATTAGAGATAATGATTTCTTACAACCAGTATTTTCAAAAGATATGGTTGATACATATCAACATTATAAATTTGAAACTCAGGTTCAACCTGATGAAGCTAGACCAACAGCATTTGAATTTAAAACTACTTATTCTTGTTAA
- a CDS encoding MoaD/ThiS family protein: protein MVKVEFLGPINKESMNLDISNLSQLSEILKKDDEVSLWLENCAVAINDTLVSRKDIELFSGDKISLLPPVCGG from the coding sequence GTGGTTAAAGTAGAATTTTTAGGGCCTATTAATAAAGAATCAATGAATCTTGATATATCTAATTTATCACAGTTGTCTGAAATATTAAAAAAAGATGATGAAGTTTCATTGTGGTTAGAAAACTGTGCAGTTGCAATAAATGATACACTAGTATCAAGAAAAGATATAGAGCTTTTTTCTGGAGATAAAATTTCATTATTACCACCTGTTTGTGGTGGATGA